A genomic region of Cannabis sativa cultivar Pink pepper isolate KNU-18-1 chromosome 1, ASM2916894v1, whole genome shotgun sequence contains the following coding sequences:
- the LOC133033488 gene encoding uncharacterized protein LOC133033488, with amino-acid sequence MVRWKIWAVRNDLVWNDKTCSAYDVVRSARIVLDQWLSGQSQKMGALLIDDINNVNEHWKKPMLNTVKVNVDGAIFQAENKFGFGCVARDHNGQLIKAISGSRIGLVQPEVAEIIGVKEALSWIKRKKWANVVIETDALMVVQAIKSSINMPSQFGMIARDCRELLSILNNISLMFVKRYANKAAHCVARGSCLKSDCIFNETDVPFDLRTIVATENY; translated from the coding sequence ATGGTACGCTGGAAAATATGGGCAGTTCGTAATGATCTTGTGTGGAATGACAAAACTTGTTCGGCGTATGATGTGGTGCGGTCGGCTAGAATAGTCCTTGACCAATGGTTAAGTGGTCAATCACAAAAAATGGGGGCATTATTAATAGATGATATTAATAATGTTAATGAGCACTGGAAGAAACCAATGTTGAATACGGTTAAGGTTAATGTTGATGGCGCCATTTTTCAAGCGGAGAATAAGTTTGGGTTTGGCTGTGTGGCAAGGGATCATAATGGACAGCTTATTAAAGCTATTTCTGGGAGCCGTATTGGTTTGGTTCAACCAGAAGTAGCAGAGATAATTGGGGTCAAAGAGGCTTTAAGTTggataaaaagaaagaaatgggCAAATGTGGTGATCGAGACCGACGCTTTGATGGTTGTTCAGGCAATCAAAAGTTCGATAAATATGCCATCACAATTTGGTATGATTGCTCGTGACTGTCGAGAACTTCTTTCtatcttaaataatatttctttaaTGTTTGTAAAACGATATGCAAACAAGGCCGCTCATTGTGTAGCAAGAGGGTCTTGCTTAAAGTCAGATTGTATTTTCAATGAGACTGATGTTCCTTTTGATTTAAGGACTATTGTAGCTACTGAAAATTATTGA
- the LOC115722620 gene encoding uncharacterized protein LOC115722620, which yields MNVLSWNCRGLGNQRTIQFLKELVFQKRPDFIFLCETKCHKSKVVGLAQSLHFEGVFVVEAIGASGGMALLWKNKEDGTLLGYSNNHIDIQISISSTTPDWRLTGFYGEPNRNRRSESWALLESLKDRSSLPWCVIGDINNIVRQEDKRGGRPYPQWLLTGFQQTLLNCGLEDLDLQGHQFTWEKGRATSAWIEVRLDRALISNSWNQIFHSAVLSNLGFATSDHSPLFLEPIAVNNFTPNHRFRFENSWLKEPLCLEIVRDVWSQEQNESISHKLKLCAERLSIWGKELTGSINQRIRRHKADLKKLQGLRDSISVQRYAEIKKKLYEALDQRESYWKQRAKQFWLREGDQNSSYFHKAASNRKKNNQLNELRDANGNWVSWDSGLPSVVADYFNNLFTSSGSVCTEVVDCVSTTVSDGVNLELCQAVSEEEVRKAVFQMHPDKSPGPDGMTPAFFQKCWPIVGSKVVENVRCFFEHGTLADHCGDANVVLIPKTRNPERMSDLRPIALCNVLFKIITKVMVNRMKPFMDSIISENQSAFIPGRLISDNIIVSFEILHYLKKKRKGKEGFMALKLDMSKAYDRIEWNFLEAMLRKLGFIENWVRLIMKCVKSANYCVTHGNNEVGPIIPTRGIRQGDPLSPYLFILCAEGFTALLKKYEQNGWLHGCKVANGAPRVSHMLFADDSYLYCKATESEARRIIEVLSKFELASGQKVNLAKSSIFYSTNTLNSIKDRINSILGMVTATEGSLYLGLPSSMGRNKSAALGFLKNKVKSRLLSYGTKFLSRAGKEILIKTVAQALPSYAMSVFLIPQEVTRDMESLMSKFWWQSSNNSSSGIHWMSWKKLCKHKTKGGMGFRNLRSFNLALLGKQGWRLLTNPETLVARIFKARYYPRGTFFTAEIGNNPSYVWRSVLEARQILTHGVCWSIGNGSSISVLGEPWLPDPQNSFVSTSHPALQNAKVCNLMAMDGSGWDEDLIADLFLERDQNLILSIPLQFSQDRDHLTWKGEISGWFTVKSAYRLAQEINGEDGQDGDVAATFWKKFWAVKSPPKMKNMVWRACQGCLPTMTQLRTRHVAVSLVCPVCNNHEETTFHALVSCPAAALCWNRVGIGTVVNQQQENFFNWCSSTFLVLDADQRRLMIALCWSLWNARNDRVWNNKLVSVESIVLLARTYLNQWQTAHNSNVTYPNPGLIPGDGAEQWQPPHGDSFKVNVDAAIFANTTQFGFGFVVRNSQGLLIEGVTKRFNGSATPEFVEALGVKEALSWIKRNQPTQVILETDCLVFVQALRSSIDMISMFGQVVNDCKALLKELQTVSIFFIRRSANRVAHNFARASLFYPDCTFNLGSVPIDLLPDLVTEFNG from the coding sequence ATGAATGTGTTGAGCTGGAATTGCCGGGGGCTTGGGAACCAACGGACTATTCAATTCCTTAAGGAACTTGTGTTTCAAAAGAGACCCGATTTTATCTTTTTGTGTGAAACTAAGTGTCATAAGTCAAAAGTGGTGGGCTTGGCCCAATCTTTACATTTTGAAGGAGTCTTTGTGGTTGAAGCTATTGGGGCTTCGGGTGGGATGGCTCTACTTTGGAAAAATAAGGAGGATGGCACTTTGTTGGGTTACTCTAATAATCACATTGATATTCAAATATCAATATCTTCTACAACCCCGGATTGGCGTCTTactggtttttatggagaaCCAAATCGTAATAGAAGAAGTGAATCTTGGGCTTTGCTTGAAAGCCTCAAAGACCGGTCTTCGCTCCCTTGGTGTGTTATTGGAGATATCAATAAtattgttcgtcaagaagacaAGAGAGGTGGACGTCCTTATCCCCAATGGCTGTTAACGGGGTTCCAACAAACTCTGTTGAATTGTGGATTGGAAGATCTTGATCTACAAGGTCATCAGTTCACTTGGGAAAAAGGTAGAGCCACAAGTGCATGGATTGAGGTACGTCTTGATAGAGCACTAATTTCTAATTCTTGGAATCAGATTTTTCATTCGGCTGTGCTCTCTAATTTGGGATTTGCTACTTCGGATCATTCTCCTTTGTTTCTTGAACCCATTGCGGTTAATAATTTTACTCCTAACCATCGTTTTCGGTTTGAAAATTCATGGTTAAAGGAGCCTTTGTGCTTGGAAATCGTGCGTGATGTCTGGTCCCAAGAACAAAATGAAAGTATCTCCCATAAACTCAAGCTTTGTGCCGAGAGACTTTCTATCTGGGGTAAGGAATTGACGGGTTCTATTAATCAACGAATTAGGCGTCATAAGGCTGATTTGAAAAAACTCCAAGGTTTGCGAGACTCCATTTCAGTTCAGAGGTATGCcgagataaagaagaagctttATGAAGCTCTTGACCAAAGAGAAAGCTATTGGAAGCAAAGGGCGAAACAGTTTTGGTTACGGGAAGGGGATCAAAATAGCAGTTATTTTCATAAGGCTGCTAGTAATAGAAAGAAGAATAATCAGCTGAATGAGCTTCGTGATGCTAATGGCAATTGGGTTTCATGGGACTCGGGTTTGCCTTCTGTTGTAGCCGATTATTTCAACAATTTATTCACATCTTCGGGTAGTGTTTGTACTGAAGTGGTCGATTGTGTATCAACTACAGTGTCGGATGGGGTTAACTTGGAACTTTGTCAAGCAGTTTCTGAAGAGGAGGTTCGAAAAGCAGTTTTCCAAATGCACCCTGACAAGAGCCCGGGACCTGACGGGATGACACCTGCTTTCTTTCAAAAATGCTGGCCGATTGTGGGAAGTAAAGTTGTGGAAAATGTGCGTTGTTTCTTTGAACATGGAACTCTTGCTGATCATTGTGGAGATGCTAACGTTGTTCTCATTCCAAAGACGAGAAACCCAGAACGTATGTCTGATCTTCGGCCTATTGCTTTATGTAATGTCTTGTTCAAAATCATCACAAAAGTCATGGTTAACAGAATGAAACCATTCATGGACTCCATCATTTCTGAAAATCAAAGTGCCTTCATCCCAGGTAGACTAATCTCAGATAACATtattgtttcttttgagattttacaCTACCTAAAGAAGAAACGAAAAGGTAAGGAAGGTTTCATGGCTCTAAAACTTGACATGAGTAAGGCGTATGATCGAATCGAATGGAATTTTCTTGAAGCAATGCTTCGAAAGCTTGGTTTTATTGAGAATTGGGTTCGGCTTATCATGAAGTGTGTGAAATCGGCTAACTATTGTGTGACTCATGGTAATAACGAAGTTGGCCCAATCATTCCTACAAGAGGTATAAGGCAGGGTGACCCCTTATCCCCATATCTTTTTATTCTTTGCGCTGAAGGTTTCACAGCTTTACTGAAGAAATATGAACAAAATGGTTGGCTTCATGGGTGTAAAGTGGCAAATGGTGCTCCTAGAGTATCCCATATGCTTTTTGCAGACGATAGCTACCTATACTGCAAGGCTACTGAATCTGAGGCTCGGCGGATTATTGAAGTACTATCCAAGTTTGAATTGGCTTCTGGTCAGAAGGTGAATCTAGCTAAGTCTTCAATCTTTTATAGCACTAATACTTTGAACTCTATAAAAGATCGAATCAACTCCATTTTGGGCATGGTCACGGCTACTGAAGGAAGTTTGTACTTGGGTCTTCCTAGCTCTATGGGAAGAAACAAATCAGCAGCCTTGggatttttgaaaaacaaagtgAAGAGTAGACTTCTAAGTTATGGTACGAAGTTTCTCTCAAGGGCAGGGAAAGAAATTTTGATTAAAACAGTCGCACAAGCTCTTCCAAGCTATGCTATGAGTGTGTTTTTGATCCCGCAAGAGGTCACGCGAGATATGGAAAGCTTGATGTCCAAATTCTGGTGGCAATCATCAAATAATTCTTCATCAGGTATTCATTGGATGTCATGGAAAAAGCTTTGCAAACACAAAACTAAAGGAGGCATGGGGTTTCGAAATTTGAGAAGTTTTAACTTGGCTCTTTTGGGAAAGCAAGGGTGGCGTTTGCTTACTAATCCAGAAACTCTTGTGGCTAGGATTTTCAAAGCAAGATACTACCCTCGAGGTACTTTTTTCACTGCTGAAATTGGAAATAACCCAAGTTATGTTTGGCGTAGTGTTCTTGAAGCTCGTCAAATCTTGACTCATGGTGTTTGTTGGTCAATTGGTAATGGCTCTTCTATTTCAGTTCTTGGTGAACCGTGGCTTCCAGATCCTCAGAATTCATTTGTGTCAACTTCACATCCTGCTCTTCAAAATGCCAAAGTTTGTAATTTAATGGCAATGGATGGCTCGGGTTGGGACGAAGATTTAATAGCAGATTTGTTCCTTGAGCGAGACCAAAATCTGATTTTGTCCATTCCTCTCCAATTTAGTCAGGACCGAGATCATCTCACATGGAAGGGGGAGATCTCTGGGTGGTTTACTGTTAAAAGTGCATATCGTTTAGCCCAAGAGATTAATGGGGAAGATGGTCAAGATGGCGATGTCGCTGCAACCTTTTGGAAAAAATTCTGGGCAGTGAAATCACCTCCGAAGATGAAAAATATGGTGTGGAGGGCCTGTCAAGGATGTCTTCCAACCATGACACAGTTGCGAACAAGACATGTGGCCGTGTCTCTCGTCTGCCCAGTTTGTAACAACCACGAGGAGACAACTTTCCATGCCCTGGTGTCTTGCCCAGCAGCTGCTCTTTGCTGGAATAGAGTCGGCATTGGCACGGTGGTGAACCAGCAGCAGGAGAATTTTTTTAACTGGTGCTCCTCGACTTTTCTGGTGTTAGATGCAGATCAGAGGAGACTTATGATTGCTCTTTGTTGGTCTCTGTGGAATGCAAGGAACGACAGAGTTTGGAATAACAAATTGGTGAGTGTTGAAAGTATAGTGTTGTTAGCAAGAACATACCTTAATCAATGGCAAACTGCTCATAATTCTAATGTTACATACCCGAATCCTGGTCTAATTCCAGGTGACGGTGCTGAGCAATGGCAGCCACCACATGGAGATAGTTTTAAGGTTAATGTTGACGCTGCTATATTTGCAAACACAACTCAATTTGGTTTTGGTTTTGTTGTTCGTAATTCACAAGGATTATTGATCGAAGGGGTTACCAAACGTTTCAATGGTTCGGCTACACCTGAATTTGTGGAAGCTTTGGGAGTCAAGGAAGCCTTAAGTTGGATCAAGCGTAATCAACCAACTCAAGTTATCCTTGAAACCGACTGCTTAGTGTTTGTTCAAGCCTTGCGTAGTTCAATTGATATGATTTCCATGTTTGGTCAAGTGGTTAACGATTGTAAGGCATTACTTAAAGAACTTCAAACTGTTTCTATCTTTTTTATTAGGCGATCAGCTAATAGAGTGGCTCATAACTTTGCTAGAGCTTCTTTATTCTATCCAGATTGCACCTTCAATTTGGGGTCTGTCCCAATTGATTTGTTACCTGATTTGGTAACTGAATTCAATGGTTAA
- the LOC115722621 gene encoding uncharacterized protein LOC115722621 translates to MEEQYEAFTIHDDDEEGLIFEAGADGLAEIDDRWLLVGRFLTNRAIDFQAMQNKIATLWQPGRGLYVKELDPNLFLFQFYHEVDIERVIEGSPWTFDRAPLIFERVKQGENPRNIPLVKLDLWVQLHNMTVGFMSDRILQGVGNYIGTFIKSDPNNFSGVWRDYLRIRVKIRVDKPLKKKKKLEIVGGPKCEVLFKYEDLPTFYFLCGVLGHSEKFCEKLFDTPKDQLVQEYSLELKAAPRRRNYADGSRWLKSGLAVKNSPGASSSRGGDRSNQIPSRRENQGRAMNQVSPLMSHDSRSVNVNVVLEKSHDLRKNDENEGVAPTGIDLNPGLTFIDNKRRRMGLEKEIGLDETNENELGRVGFSHSQGVKNMDISNLVDNDTTTHDMISKNMLEAGAGIQARQEL, encoded by the coding sequence ATGGAAGAGCAATATGAGGCATTTACAAtacatgatgatgatgaggaggGGCTTATCTTCGAAGCAGGGGCGGATGGCTTAGCTGAGATTGATGATCGGTGGCTCTTAGTAGGTCGATTTCTCACTAATCGGGCTATCGACTTTCAGGCGATGCAAAACAAAATTGCCACTCTTTGGCAGCCGGGTAGAGGTTTGTATGTGAAGGAACTAGACCcaaacctttttctttttcaattttatcatGAAGTTGATATAGAACGAGTAATTGAGGGGAGTCCGTGGACGTTCGATCGTGCACCTCTTATCTTCGAAAGAGTGAAGCAGGGAGAGAATCCTAGGAACATACCATTGGTGAAGCTGGATCTATGGGTTCAATTGCATAATATGACTGTTGGCTTTATGTCTGACAGAATTCTACAGGGAGTGGGTAATTACATTGGCACCTTTATCAAATCTGACCCAAATAATTTTTCTGGTGTTTGGCGGGATTATTTGCGTATACGAGTGAAGATTAGAGTGGACAAACCActgaaaaaaaagaagaaacttGAAATAGTGGGAGGCCCGAAATGTGAAGTTTTGTTCAAATATGAAGACTTGCCAaccttttattttctttgtgGTGTTCTTGGACACTCCGAGAAGTTCTGCGAAAAGCTATTCGACACTCCGAAAGATCAACTTGTTCAAGAATATAGCCTTGAGTTAAAAGCGGCACCGAGAAGAAGAAACTATGCTGATGGTTCACGGTGGTTGAAGTCGGGTCTGGCAGTCAAGAACTCCCCCGGAGCAAGCAGTTCGCGAGGTGGTGACCGGAGCAATCAAATCCCATCACGCCGAGAGAATCAAGGGAGAGCCATGAATCAGGTATCCCCATTAATGTCCCATGATTCACGTTCTGTCAATGTTAATGTTGTTTTGGAAAAATCCCATGATTTAAGGAAGAATGATGAGAATGAGGGTGTGGCGCCAACTGGGATAGATTTGAATCCAGGATTGACTTTTATTGATAATAAAAGAAGGAGAATGGGCTTGGAAAAGGAGATTGGGCTTGATGAGACTAATGAAAATGAATTGGGCCGTGTGGGTTTTAGTCATAGTCAAGGAGTAAAAAATATGGATATTTCTAATTTGGTTGACAATGATACTACAACTCATGATATGATTTCAAAAAACATGCTCGAGGCGGGTGCTGGTATCCAGGCCCGCCAAGAATTATGA
- the LOC115705529 gene encoding U-box domain-containing protein 43 — protein sequence MALDVVSSASAIPASEVLSQTIEIILEIFVTANDVLVNKESFKELTGYLERVVPVLKELGKKNIDHSESLKNAVEILNRETKAAKQLMLDCTNKSKVYLFMNCRGITKRLESMSKEISRALSLLPLTTLDISSAIVADIEKLSESMLKSEFRVAITEEEIMEKIESGIQERNVDRLYANNLLALIAEAVGISTSRSELKKEFEEFKNEIENARLRKDQAEAIQMDQIIALLERADATSSSKEKEMRYFSKRKSLGNQPLEPLQSFYCPITRDVMMDPVETSSGQTFERSAIEKWLADGHKCCPLTMTLLDTSILRPNKTLRQSIEEWKGRNTMIMIASMKQKLESGQEEEEEILNILGELHALCEETDQHREWVILENYIPILIQLLGAKNREIRKRVLIILCILAKDSDDAKERTIIVESAIENIVRSLGRRPEERKLAVALLLELSKCNSARECIGKVQGCILLLVTMSNGDDNQSARDAEELLAILSFCDQNVIQMAKANYFKHFLDRLSTGPEDVKKKMAMNLAEMELTEHNKESLFEGGVLHPLLGLVLHDDIDMKRVAIRALRNLSSLPKNGLQMIREHAERPLLGLLFSRNMSHSSLQELIAATIMNLATSTVSQDSNQPPVSFLESDEDISTLFSLVSFTGPNVQIDIIRTFHILCQSRSSTNIKAKLIEFSALPVLVQLCENNNLKLRANSINLFCCLADGVDEAIILEHVNQKFIETVIQIIKSSDDNDEIASAIGIISTLPEIPGINQWIFDAGALPLIIRKLKNGQQNGPFKNQLIENAVGAICRFTVSTRLEWQQRTAEAGIITELVHLLESGTGLTKQRAAIALSRFSESSSRLSRPLPKSKGIWCFAPPPETGCPVHRGICGVVSTFCLVEADAVIPLVRILSEPDPGACEASLDALLTLIEGEKLQNGSKVLDNLNAIQPIIKLLSSPSPRLQEKTLSALERIFRQIEFKQKYGGFAQMPLVDLTQRGNGSVKSLAARILAHLNVLHDQSSYF from the exons ATGGCACTGGATGTGGTCTCTAGCGCTTCGGCTATTCCGGCTTCAGAAGTCCTTTCTCAAACAATAGAAATCATTCTTGAGATTTTTGTTACTGCTAATGATGTCCTCGTTAATAAGGAAAGTTTTAAGGAACTGACAGGTTACTTGGAAAGAGTAGTGCCTGTTTTAAAAGAGTTGGGCAAGAAAAATATTGATCATTCTGAGAGCTTGAAGAATGCTGTTGAGATTCTCAACCGAGAAACAAAGGCGGCTAAGCAATTAATGCTGGATTGCACCAATAAAAGCAAAGTGTATCTCTTCATGAATTGCAGAGGGATTACAAAGCGTCTCGAGTCTATGTCGAAAGAGATTAGCCGGGCTTTAAGTCTTCTTCCTTTGACCACACTTGATATTTCATCAGCAATTGTTGCAGATATTGAAAAGCTTAGTGAAAGTATGCTGAAGTCTGAGTTTCGAGTGGCGATTACAGAAGAAGAGATCATGGAGAAAATTGAGTCCGGCATACAGGAAAGGAATGTTGATCGTTTGTATGCAAATAATTTGCTGGCTCTCATTGCAGAGGCTGTTGGAATCTCAACCAGCAGATCAGAGTTAAAGAAGGAGTTTGAAGAATTTAAAAATGAGATAGAGAATGCTCGGTTGAGGAAAGATCAGGCTGAAGCTATACAGATGGACCAGATAATTGCTTTGTTAGAAAGGGCTGATGCAACTTCATCATCAAAGGAGAAAGAAATGAGGTACTTTAGTAAGAGAAAGTCCTTAGGTAACCAACCATTGGAACCACTTCAATCATTTTACTGCCCCATCACAAGGGATGTTATGATGGATCCAGTTGAAACTTCTTCAGGACAAACATTTGAGAGAAGTGCTATAGAAAAATGGTTAGCAGATGGTCATAAATGCTGTCCCCTAACCATGACTTTATTAGACACATCAATATTACGGCCAAATAAAACTCTGAGGCAATCAATCGAAGAATGGAAGGGCAGAAATACCATGATTATGATTGCTTCCATGAAACAAAAACTTGAGTCTGgacaggaagaagaagaagaaattctTAATATCCTGGGAGAGCTACATGCTCTCTGTGAAGAAACAGACCAGCACCGCGAATGGGTAATCCTAGAGAATTACATTCCAATTCTCATCCAACTTCTTGGTGCGAAAAATCGCGAGATAAGAAAACGAGTTCTTATCATCCTTTGTATTCTGGCAAAGGATAGTGATGATGCTAAG GAAAGAACCATAATAGTTGAGAGTGCCATTGAAAATATTGTTCGATCACTTGGACGTCGTCCTGAGGAACGGAAATTAGCAGTAGCATTGCTATTGGAATTATCTAAATGCAATTCAGCAAGAGAATGCATTGGAAAGGTTCAAGGTTGCATACTCCTACTAGTGACCATGTCAAATGGCGATGATAATCAATCTGCTAGAGACGCAGAGGAGCTACTGGCAATTCTATCATTCTGTGATCAGAATGTCATTCAAATGGCAAAGGCTAATTATTTCAAACACTTTCTTGATCGTCTTTCTACAG GACCTGAAGATGTGAAAAAGAAAATGGCAATGAATTTGGCAGAGATGGAATTGACTGAGCACAATAAAGAGTCTCTGTTTGAAGGAGGAGTGCTACATCCTCTTCTTGGCTTGGTCTTGCATGATGACATTGATATGAAAAGGGTGGCTATTAGGGCTCTTCGAAACCTCTCAAGCTTACCAAAAAATGGTTTACAGATGATCAGAGAACATGCAGAGCGACCTTTACTTGGCCTTCTTTTTAGTCGCAACATGTCACACTCAAGTTTACAAGAACTTATAGCAGCCACCATTATGAATCTAGCTACCTCAACTGTCTCTCAAGACTCTAATCAGCCACCTGTTTCATTCTTGGAATCTGATGAAGATATTTCCACACTCTTCTCTTTAGTTAGCTTCACAGGACCTAATGTCCAGATAGACATTATCAGGACCTTCCACATTCTGTGTCAATCCCGCTCATCCACAAATATTAAAGCCAAATTAATAGAG TTCTCAGCTTTGCCAGTGTTGGTCCAACTGTGTGAGAATAATAACCTAAAGTTACGAGCAAACTCCATCAACCTGTTCTGTTGCTTGGCAGACGGCGTAGATGAAGCTATTATCTTGGAGCATGTAAATCAGAAATTCATAGAGACTGTAATACAGATCATCAAATCTTCGGATGACAATGATGAGATTGCATCAGCAATAGGCATTATCTCTACCCTTCCGGAAATCCCTGGGATCAATCAATGGATTTTTGATGCAGGAGCACTTCCACTCATCATCCGCAAACTCAAAAATGGCCAGCAGAATGGTCCATTCAAGAACCAGTTGATAGAGAATGCTGTTGGAGCCATTTGCCGTTTCACTGTTTCAACAAGGTTGGAATGGCAACAGCGAACAGCTGAAGCTGGCATTATTACTGAATTGGTGCACTTGCTTGAGTCTGGAACTGGATTGACCAAACAGCGTGCAGCTATAGCTCTTTCTCGTTTTTCAGAGAGTTCGTCAAGGCTAAGCAGGCCATTACCAAAGAGTAAAGGGATCTGGTGCTTTGCACCTCCTCCTGAAACTGGATGTCCCGTTCATAGAGGGATCTGTGGTGTTGTGTCAACATTCTGCCTTGTGGAGGCTGATGCAGTTATTCCACTTGTGAGGATACTTTCGGAACCTGATCCTGGAGCTTGTGAGGCTTCTTTAGATGCACTTTTAACTTTAATTGAAGGTGAAAAACTCCAAAATGGTAGTAAGGTGCTTGACAATTTAAATGCCATACAACCCATTATAAAACTTCTTAGCTCCCCTTCTCCTAGATTGCAGGAGAAGACTCTAAGCGCTCTGGAAAGGATATTCCGGCAAATAGAGTTCAAACAAAAGTATGGTGGCTTTGCTCAGATGCCTTTAGTTGACTTAACTCAGCGCGGAAATGGTAGTGTCAAATCACTAGCAGCAAGAATACTTGCTCATCTGAATGTGCTTCATGATCAATCTTCATATTTCTGA
- the LOC115705477 gene encoding pentatricopeptide repeat-containing protein At5g08510 — MNHLKQIHAYTLRNGIDYTNNLILKLLEIPDIPYAHKLFDLIPKPTVFLYNKLMKAYSSHGQHSQCLSLYSRMCFLPNEHSFTLLFSACASLSSHHLGEMIHSRFVKSVFSLDVFAETALLDMYAKMGMMASARQQFDEMRVREIVTWNVMIAGYARSGDMERAVDLFGLMPERNVVSWTTMISGYSQNGQYAKALEMFMHMEKERDAKPNEVTIASVLPACANLGALNIGEKIEEYARRRGFFKDLHVTNGILEMYARCGKIDIAKQVFDEIGSRRNLCSWNSMIMALAVHGKCKEALVLFEKMLAVEIRPDDVTFVGLLLSCTHGGMVTKGRHIFQSMEPNFGIAPKLEHYGCMVDLLGRAGELEEAYELIQEMPMKPDNVIWGALLGACSFHGNVKFAEKAAESLFRLEPWNPANYVILSNIYASAGEWGGVARLRKVMKGGKISKAAGYSFIEERGQLQKFIVADKSHPRNDEIYALLDDFYDEVKLYRDVNYFLTKLEEIQF; from the exons atgaACCACCTTAAGCAGATTCATGCTTACACCCTTAGAAATGGCATAGACTACACCAACAATCTCATACTGAAGCTGCTTGAAATCCCAGATATTCCATATGCCCATAAACTGTTCGACCTTATTCCTAAGCCAACAGTCTTTCTCTACAACAAGCTCATGAAGGCCTACTCTTCTCATGGTCAACACAGCCAGTGCTTGTCTCTCTACAGCCGCATGTGCTTCCTTCCAAATGAACATTCTTTCACCTTGTTGTTCTCGGCCTGCGCTTCCCTTTCGTCCCATCACTTAGGGGAGATGATTCATTCCCGTTTCGTCAAATCGGTGTTTTCCTTAGACGTGTTTGCTGAAACGGCTTTGCTTGACATGTATGCCAAAATGGGAATGATGGCTTCTGCTCGCCAACAATTTGATGAAATGAGAGTTAGAGAAATAGTTACATGGAATGTTATGATAGCAGGCTATGCTAGGTCCGGAGACATGGAAAGAGCAGTGGACTTGTTTGGCTTGATGCCTGAAAGGAATGTGGTTTCTTGGACGACGATGATATCTGGGTACTCGCAAAATGGTCAGTATGCCAAGGCCTTGGAGATGTTTATGCATATGGAAAAAGAGAGGGATGCAAAGCCGAATGAAGTCACTATAGCTAGTGTTCTTCCAGCTTGTGCTAATCTTGGTGCACTTAATATTGGAGAGAAGATTGAAGAGTATGCAAGAAGAAGAGGCTTCTTCAAGGATTTGCATGTAACTAATGGTATACTGGAAATGTATGCAAGGTGTGGTAAAATTGATATAGCTAAGCAAGTGTTCGATGAGATTGGGAGCAGGAGAAACTTGTGCTCTTGGAACTCAATGATCATGGCTTTGGCAGTCCATGGAAAATGCAAAGAAGCTTTGGTTCTTTTCGAAAAAATGCTG GCTGTAGAAATTAGACCTGATGATGTTACATTTGTGGGACTTTTATTGTCATGTACTCATGGCGGAATGGTTACCAAAGGCCGCCATATCTTCCAATCAATGGAGCCAAACTTTGGTATTGCTCCTAAATTGGAACACTATGGATGCATGGTTGATCTTCTAGGCAGAGCTGGTGAATTGGAAGAAGCTTATGAACTGATACAAGAAATGCCAATGAAACCTGACAATGTCATATGGGGTGCTCTTTTGGGAGCTTGCAGTTTTCATGGTAATGTCAAATTTGCCGAAAAAGCAGCAGAGTCCCTCTTCCGGCTTGAGCCATGGAATCCAGCAAACTATGTCATTCTTTCCAACATATATGCATCTGCAGGCGAATGGGGCGGTGTTGCTAGGCTGAGGAAGGTGATGAAGGGAGGCAAAATTAGCAAGGCAGCAGGGTATAGTTTCATTGAAGAGAGAGgtcaacttcaaaaattcattgtGGCCGATAAGTCACAtcctagaaatgatgaaatataTGCTTTGTTGGATGATTTCTATGATGAAGTGAAGCTTTATAGAGACGTAAATTATTTCTTAACTAAACTTGAAGAAATACAATTTTGA